Proteins encoded together in one Bacillota bacterium window:
- a CDS encoding leucine--tRNA ligase, translated as MKEKYVFSEIEPKWQQEWVAQDLYRVTEDPDKPKYYNLEMFPYPSGNLHMGHVRNYAIGDVVARFKTMHGYNVLHPMGWDAFGLPAENAAIKHGVHPAKWTWDNIANMRRQLKQMGISYDWDREVASCHPEYYRWTQWLFLKLYEKGLAYKKTAAVNWCPSCATVLANEQVVDGACERCETVVEKKSLEQWFFKITDYADRLLNDLDKLPGWPEKVKIMQRNWIGRSEGVEINFTVAGSDEPIPVYTTRQDTIFGVTYLVLAPEHPLVFKLTAGTEFAEPVQAFVKKIQHLNEITRTSTETEKEGMFIGAYAINPMNGERVPIWIANYVLMEYGTGAVMGVPAHDQRDFEFARKYNLPIRVVIQPTGTVLRPEEMEAAYEAEGYLVNSRQFDGQPNEEAKRHIAAYMEANGIGKRKINFRLRDWLISRQRYWGAPIPIVYCPECGTQPVPENDLPVILPMDVRFKPQGDSPLKESPSFVKTTCPCCGGPAERETDTMDTFVCSSWYFLRFTSPHATEVPFERDKVDYWMAVDQYIGGVEHAILHLMYARFFTKVLYDLGLVNVDEPFTNLLTQGMVLKDGSKMSKSKGNVVSPEEIISTYGADTARLFILFAAPPEKDLEWSDQGVEGCYRFLNRVWRLFVAYADQMPGVEIGPGTADLNGVHRELRRITHATIKKVTSDIETRFNFNTAISAIMELVNALYQYKDRVAPAEQNLSLVKESLTNLALLLAPFAPHITEELWSVLGKSGSVHRQSWPTFDPAALVEDEVTVVVQINGRVRDRVQVPAGLEQPEMERLVMKQERVRNFLVGKEIVKVVSVPDKLVNIVVK; from the coding sequence GTGAAAGAGAAGTATGTTTTTTCTGAGATCGAGCCGAAATGGCAGCAAGAATGGGTGGCCCAAGACTTATACCGGGTGACCGAAGACCCGGACAAGCCCAAGTACTATAACCTGGAGATGTTCCCTTATCCTTCAGGAAACCTGCACATGGGCCACGTTCGCAACTACGCCATTGGTGACGTGGTGGCTCGCTTTAAAACCATGCACGGGTATAATGTTTTACACCCAATGGGTTGGGATGCCTTCGGTTTGCCCGCTGAAAACGCGGCGATCAAGCACGGCGTTCATCCCGCCAAATGGACCTGGGATAACATTGCCAACATGCGGCGCCAGCTCAAGCAAATGGGGATCAGCTACGACTGGGACCGCGAGGTTGCTAGCTGTCATCCTGAATATTACCGCTGGACGCAGTGGCTGTTTTTGAAACTATACGAAAAAGGTCTGGCTTATAAGAAAACAGCGGCGGTGAACTGGTGTCCGTCTTGCGCCACGGTGCTGGCCAATGAGCAGGTGGTTGACGGTGCCTGTGAGCGTTGCGAAACCGTTGTTGAGAAAAAATCACTGGAGCAATGGTTTTTTAAGATCACCGATTATGCCGACCGGCTTTTAAACGACCTGGATAAGCTGCCCGGATGGCCGGAAAAAGTCAAAATCATGCAGAGAAACTGGATCGGCCGCAGCGAAGGAGTGGAGATCAACTTTACCGTGGCCGGCTCTGATGAGCCAATCCCGGTTTATACAACGCGTCAGGACACGATCTTTGGCGTGACCTATTTAGTCTTGGCTCCTGAACACCCCCTGGTTTTTAAGCTCACGGCTGGAACCGAGTTTGCAGAGCCCGTCCAGGCTTTTGTGAAAAAGATTCAACACCTGAATGAAATTACCCGGACCTCGACCGAGACGGAAAAAGAGGGGATGTTCATTGGGGCTTACGCCATAAACCCGATGAACGGGGAACGGGTGCCCATTTGGATCGCCAATTATGTGTTAATGGAGTATGGGACAGGGGCAGTCATGGGGGTGCCGGCGCATGATCAGCGGGACTTTGAGTTCGCCCGCAAGTATAACTTGCCGATCCGGGTGGTCATTCAACCGACCGGGACAGTATTGCGTCCGGAAGAAATGGAAGCCGCTTACGAGGCAGAAGGCTATCTGGTCAACTCCCGGCAATTTGACGGACAACCTAATGAGGAAGCGAAGCGACACATCGCTGCCTATATGGAGGCCAATGGGATCGGGAAGCGCAAGATTAACTTTCGCTTACGTGACTGGCTGATTTCCCGGCAGCGCTATTGGGGGGCGCCGATCCCGATCGTCTACTGCCCTGAGTGTGGGACCCAACCGGTACCCGAAAATGACTTGCCGGTGATTCTCCCTATGGATGTCAGGTTTAAACCGCAGGGAGACTCTCCCTTGAAGGAATCGCCAAGCTTTGTGAAAACCACTTGCCCGTGTTGTGGAGGCCCAGCCGAACGAGAAACCGATACCATGGATACCTTTGTGTGTTCTTCGTGGTACTTCTTGCGGTTTACCAGCCCGCATGCAACCGAGGTCCCTTTTGAACGGGACAAGGTTGACTACTGGATGGCTGTTGATCAGTACATCGGCGGAGTCGAACACGCCATCCTCCACTTGATGTATGCACGATTCTTTACCAAGGTCCTGTATGACCTGGGATTGGTTAACGTTGACGAACCGTTTACCAACTTGTTAACCCAGGGAATGGTACTGAAGGACGGCTCCAAGATGTCCAAGTCCAAGGGGAATGTGGTCAGTCCGGAGGAAATCATCTCTACCTACGGCGCTGATACGGCCCGGTTGTTCATTCTCTTTGCTGCGCCACCGGAAAAAGACCTGGAATGGAGTGACCAAGGTGTAGAAGGTTGTTACCGCTTCCTGAATCGGGTTTGGCGTCTCTTTGTGGCTTATGCTGACCAAATGCCGGGAGTTGAAATCGGTCCGGGGACAGCGGACCTGAATGGTGTGCATCGAGAACTGCGCCGAATCACGCACGCGACCATCAAAAAGGTAACCAGCGATATTGAAACCCGGTTTAACTTCAATACGGCGATCAGTGCGATCATGGAACTGGTCAACGCCCTCTATCAGTACAAGGACCGGGTGGCGCCCGCGGAGCAAAACCTGAGTTTAGTGAAAGAGTCGCTCACTAACCTGGCGCTCCTGCTGGCTCCCTTTGCTCCGCATATTACCGAGGAACTGTGGTCAGTCTTAGGAAAATCCGGGAGTGTTCACCGACAGTCCTGGCCAACCTTTGACCCAGCGGCCCTGGTGGAGGATGAGGTAACCGTGGTTGTCCAGATCAATGGACGGGTGCGTGACCGCGTGCAGGTGCCGGCCGGTCTGGAGCAGCCGGAAATGGAACGGTTGGTCATGAAACAGGAGCGGGTGCGGAATTTCTTGGTGGGTAAAGAGATTGTCAAAGTTGTTTCAGTCCCTGATAAGCTGGTCAATATTGTCGTGAAGTAA
- the holA gene encoding DNA polymerase III subunit delta has product MDYQTAIKQINQKQLAPVYLLFGEEKYLADSLLAQLKAAVLDPATSDFNYDQIDGETASVETIVSAANTLPVLAECRLVIVKNTGLFGLRGKGNLNPEEETGSSAEEILSNYLRDPNPSTVLVFIAEGGVERRHRLFKLVEQRGAVVELASFKGKTLTDWVEQQVKQKGKTIKRDALQYLVGLDGADLSQLSQEIEKACLFIGEKETIDLAVVQKLRPPSSETRVYAVVDAVMEKKPAAAIGLVRRMLFAGEQPTRVFYLLVRQFRLLAQVKSLEDQGLSAQEIRTQVPGVSAYVVGKCRQQAGNFSWPELSRAFQLCREVDLALKTSTGQPALLLEMLIIQLCGKN; this is encoded by the coding sequence ATGGACTATCAAACGGCAATCAAACAAATTAACCAAAAACAACTTGCCCCTGTTTACCTCCTTTTTGGGGAAGAAAAATACCTGGCCGATTCCTTGTTGGCCCAGCTCAAAGCAGCGGTCCTCGATCCGGCAACCAGTGATTTCAATTACGATCAGATCGATGGTGAGACTGCTTCTGTGGAAACGATTGTATCCGCGGCCAACACTCTTCCTGTCCTGGCTGAGTGCCGACTGGTCATCGTCAAGAATACAGGACTGTTCGGGCTGAGGGGGAAGGGCAATCTAAATCCGGAGGAAGAAACGGGTTCCTCCGCTGAGGAAATACTAAGCAATTATTTGCGCGACCCCAATCCCAGTACGGTACTGGTTTTTATCGCTGAAGGAGGGGTTGAACGCCGCCACCGTTTGTTTAAACTGGTCGAACAGCGGGGGGCGGTGGTGGAACTGGCTTCATTCAAGGGGAAAACTCTCACTGATTGGGTGGAACAGCAGGTTAAACAGAAAGGTAAAACGATCAAGCGCGATGCGCTTCAGTATCTGGTCGGCCTTGATGGAGCTGATTTGTCTCAACTTTCCCAGGAGATCGAAAAGGCATGCCTGTTTATTGGGGAAAAGGAAACCATTGATCTGGCGGTGGTGCAGAAACTACGACCGCCTTCAAGCGAGACTCGGGTGTATGCGGTGGTCGACGCGGTTATGGAGAAAAAGCCCGCGGCGGCGATCGGTCTGGTGCGGCGGATGTTGTTCGCTGGAGAGCAGCCGACCAGGGTTTTCTACCTGCTGGTTCGCCAGTTTCGTTTGCTGGCCCAGGTTAAGTCCCTGGAGGACCAGGGTTTGAGCGCGCAGGAAATTAGGACACAGGTACCAGGGGTGTCAGCTTACGTGGTGGGCAAGTGCCGGCAGCAGGCGGGCAATTTCTCCTGGCCGGAACTGAGCCGTGCTTTTCAATTATGCCGTGAGGTTGACCTGGCCTTAAAGACCAGCACCGGGCAGCCAGCACTGTTGCTGGAAATGCTCATTATTCAGCTGTGTGGGAAAAATTGA
- the rsfS gene encoding ribosome silencing factor: MVVEAAEEKKAQNVVILDLAGISLVADYFVICSGRSRIQVQAIAEHIEKELKAKGVNSLRREGYREARWILLDYGSVVVHIFREEDRSFYNLERLWSDAELIEFRSQQIFS; this comes from the coding sequence ATGGTGGTGGAAGCGGCAGAGGAAAAGAAAGCCCAGAACGTGGTGATTCTTGACCTAGCGGGTATTTCTCTAGTTGCTGACTATTTTGTTATCTGCAGTGGCCGCTCCCGTATTCAGGTTCAGGCGATCGCCGAACACATTGAAAAGGAGCTTAAGGCCAAAGGGGTTAATTCTTTACGCCGTGAGGGTTATCGGGAAGCTAGGTGGATCTTGCTTGACTACGGGTCGGTAGTGGTTCACATTTTCCGGGAAGAAGACCGCAGTTTCTATAATTTGGAGCGTCTCTGGAGCGATGCCGAACTAATTGAGTTTCGTTCTCAACAAATTTTTAGCTGA
- a CDS encoding DNA internalization-related competence protein ComEC/Rec2 has translation MRRPLLVLITLFILGIAVAKCLSLSLATMEVALFLSGVLAGVGYYRRWPQTTAIIMFICFGTGIFWGGLAWENKKSSLLSNLETYVTLTGWVAEEPQRYPDRLVYRLAVEQIITPDGVQPVNELVLLKLYTKRHTVVTYRYGDILRVHGQLQLPKAASNPGEFDYQAYLARQGIFTQVSATEPEQVVRVGSGRGNPLTHLALSIKVRVVEQLERELPGNQAAILQGIIFGDQEQLPAEEVKAYQATGLFHVFSVSGLHVGFVLLFGLSLANLFRFSYGISSLLTAGLLIIYGFLTGWPACVARAILMGLLALGAKGLNRDNDLLNSLAVAAWLILLWDPLALYDLGFQLSFAATWGLVYLYPALDYRLAHWPRWRTLFLVPLAAQLATLPLVAYYFNQVSLISLVANVVVVGLIGAVVLLGLGIIPLTFVWPAVAGYLTSATGGLIWITNLIIHGLARLPGSTLTVATPHLVLVFAYYGLLMAIVSEHFQPVVGLFKTLSPRQRTGVIVGTIAVTLVVALVWANWPRPLRMVFLDVGQGDCIFIETPGGKQLLVDGGGRPAAAGGTFDVGERVVLPFLRRQGINHLDAVINTHAHDDHLQGLIPIIDEIRVTVVAVAAYPSLPKNLSDYLTAAQQRGSTVITLARDQVWDVEPGVTLEVLHPGRWLTGTRSDLNNNSLVLRLRYGQTEIMLPGDIEREAMTELLQAQVSLAADVYKLSHHGSQYALEPRFLQAVNPQAVVIQVGKNSFGHPAPEVIQYWERQGVPIYRTDRDGAVTLTSDGRTIRVRTFK, from the coding sequence ATGAGGCGTCCCCTTTTGGTTCTAATAACCTTATTTATTCTTGGGATCGCAGTGGCTAAATGTCTGAGCTTGTCGTTGGCGACCATGGAAGTTGCGTTATTCCTCTCAGGCGTTTTGGCAGGGGTCGGCTATTACCGCCGGTGGCCGCAAACCACCGCGATCATTATGTTTATTTGTTTCGGGACGGGGATATTCTGGGGCGGCCTGGCGTGGGAAAATAAGAAATCATCTCTCCTGAGTAATCTGGAGACCTACGTGACGCTTACGGGTTGGGTGGCCGAGGAACCGCAGCGTTACCCGGACCGGTTGGTCTACCGACTGGCGGTTGAGCAGATCATCACCCCGGACGGGGTCCAACCGGTAAATGAACTGGTGCTCCTCAAGCTTTACACCAAGAGGCACACGGTGGTTACCTACCGTTATGGTGATATTTTACGGGTTCATGGCCAACTTCAACTCCCCAAAGCGGCCAGTAATCCCGGTGAGTTTGATTACCAGGCTTATCTGGCCCGCCAGGGCATCTTCACCCAGGTCAGTGCGACTGAGCCTGAGCAGGTGGTGCGGGTGGGAAGCGGGCGAGGAAACCCGTTGACCCACCTGGCTTTGTCGATCAAGGTGCGGGTGGTTGAACAACTTGAACGGGAACTGCCTGGGAATCAGGCGGCGATCCTGCAGGGGATTATCTTTGGCGATCAGGAGCAACTGCCTGCGGAAGAGGTTAAGGCCTATCAAGCCACCGGGTTGTTCCATGTCTTTTCTGTCTCGGGGCTGCATGTTGGCTTCGTCCTTTTGTTCGGGCTGAGTTTGGCCAACCTGTTTCGGTTTTCCTATGGTATTTCCAGCCTGCTGACGGCCGGCCTTCTCATCATATATGGCTTCTTAACAGGTTGGCCGGCCTGCGTAGCGCGGGCGATTCTGATGGGTTTGCTGGCTCTCGGTGCTAAGGGGCTCAACCGGGATAATGACTTATTGAACAGCCTGGCGGTGGCGGCCTGGCTGATCTTGTTGTGGGATCCCCTCGCTCTTTATGACCTGGGATTTCAACTGTCTTTCGCGGCGACTTGGGGGTTAGTTTATTTATACCCGGCGCTGGACTATCGGCTTGCGCACTGGCCTCGCTGGCGGACCTTGTTCCTGGTCCCTCTAGCTGCCCAACTCGCTACCCTGCCCCTGGTGGCTTACTATTTCAACCAGGTATCCCTGATCAGCCTGGTGGCTAATGTGGTCGTGGTGGGCTTGATCGGCGCCGTGGTGCTGCTGGGCCTGGGAATTATACCATTAACCTTTGTCTGGCCAGCCGTTGCTGGATACTTAACCAGCGCCACCGGTGGGTTGATCTGGATAACCAACCTGATTATTCATGGCCTGGCCCGGTTGCCGGGAAGCACCTTAACGGTCGCGACGCCCCATTTAGTTTTAGTGTTCGCTTACTACGGGCTGCTTATGGCTATTGTTAGTGAACACTTCCAACCTGTGGTTGGATTATTCAAAACTCTGAGCCCGCGCCAGCGGACAGGTGTGATTGTTGGAACTATTGCTGTTACGCTGGTGGTAGCTCTGGTTTGGGCTAACTGGCCTCGCCCCCTGCGGATGGTGTTTCTCGATGTCGGTCAGGGTGACTGCATCTTTATTGAAACTCCCGGCGGCAAGCAGCTGCTGGTTGATGGGGGTGGACGGCCAGCGGCGGCCGGCGGGACATTTGATGTCGGCGAACGAGTTGTGCTGCCCTTCCTGCGCCGGCAGGGGATTAACCACCTGGATGCGGTAATTAATACCCATGCTCACGACGACCACCTGCAGGGGTTGATCCCCATCATAGACGAGATACGGGTAACAGTCGTGGCTGTAGCTGCCTATCCTTCGTTACCCAAAAATCTTTCGGATTACCTGACCGCTGCTCAGCAACGAGGAAGCACGGTTATAACTTTAGCCCGCGACCAGGTCTGGGACGTGGAGCCTGGGGTGACCCTGGAGGTTCTCCACCCCGGTCGTTGGTTGACCGGGACGCGTTCCGACTTAAACAACAATTCTCTGGTCCTGCGATTGCGTTATGGTCAGACCGAGATTATGTTACCGGGTGACATTGAACGTGAAGCCATGACTGAACTGCTTCAAGCTCAAGTCAGCCTGGCGGCTGATGTCTATAAGCTGTCCCACCACGGCAGCCAGTATGCGCTAGAACCGCGCTTCCTGCAGGCGGTCAACCCGCAAGCCGTGGTCATCCAGGTGGGCAAGAACAGTTTCGGTCATCCTGCCCCTGAGGTTATCCAGTACTGGGAGCGACAGGGAGTGCCGATTTACCGGACGGACCGGGATGGCGCGGTGACACTCACCAGCGACGGGAGGACAATTAGGGTGAGAACGTTCAAATGA
- the rpsT gene encoding 30S ribosomal protein S20: MPNIKSAIKRVEVARIRTLRNMARKSALKTAIKRFKEAVGGPSPEKTQEAFVKAVSAIDKAAAKGIIHKNTAARKKSRLARLLNAQK, translated from the coding sequence ATGCCCAATATCAAGTCGGCCATCAAGCGGGTGGAAGTGGCTAGAATTCGCACCTTAAGAAACATGGCTAGAAAGTCCGCTCTGAAGACGGCGATCAAGCGCTTCAAGGAGGCGGTGGGCGGCCCGTCACCGGAAAAAACCCAGGAAGCATTCGTGAAAGCGGTTAGCGCCATTGATAAAGCCGCTGCTAAAGGAATCATCCACAAAAACACCGCCGCGCGGAAAAAGTCCAGACTGGCGCGCCTTCTCAATGCTCAAAAATAA